One Schlesneria paludicola DSM 18645 DNA segment encodes these proteins:
- a CDS encoding REP-associated tyrosine transposase produces MTRSRYQIVETEYSYFMTCTIVSWLPVFTRVEAVDIVYESWRYAQRERGLKLFGYVILENHLHLIASAPDLSNVMQRFKSFTARQILALLKSKGERTLLSQLETSKLQHKTESQYQVWEEGSHPQQIRPDEMMWQKLEYIHNNPDRRGYVDDPTQWRYTSARNYAKQPGLIDVITDWK; encoded by the coding sequence ATGACTCGCTCGCGCTATCAGATCGTTGAAACCGAGTATTCGTACTTCATGACCTGCACAATCGTCAGCTGGCTGCCGGTGTTCACGCGGGTTGAGGCCGTTGACATCGTCTATGAGTCGTGGCGGTACGCCCAGCGTGAACGAGGGCTGAAATTGTTCGGCTACGTGATCCTCGAGAACCATCTCCACCTGATCGCGTCGGCGCCCGATCTGTCGAATGTGATGCAGCGTTTCAAGTCCTTTACCGCCCGCCAGATTCTCGCTCTGCTGAAATCCAAGGGCGAGCGAACGTTGTTGTCGCAGCTTGAAACATCCAAATTGCAACACAAGACCGAGAGCCAGTATCAAGTGTGGGAGGAAGGGAGTCATCCTCAGCAGATCAGGCCGGACGAGATGATGTGGCAGAAGCTGGAATATATTCACAATAATCCTGACCGTCGCGGATATGTGGATGATCCCACACAGTGGCGGTATACGAGTGCTCGAAATTATGCGAAGCAACCGGGGCTGATTGATGTGATCACGGATTGGAAGTGA
- the lhgO gene encoding L-2-hydroxyglutarate oxidase — MQQTDVAIIGGGIIGLATAYRLLERFPGRKVTILEKEREVAQHQTGHNSGVLHSGIYYRPGSLRAINCREGKLAMEAFCQKENIPFNRCGKVIVAVTSDEIPQLERIFERGLANDIRCERIGPERLKEIEPHVVGVQAIHVPDAGIVDYRQVTERLAERFKEAGGELKTSAKVTGMFRHDQRMVVQNTAGELEARLVVNCGGLHSDRLAWLSGTRPEAQIIPFRGEYFELKPSAHHLCRALIYPVPDPDFPFLGVHFTRMIHGGVECGPNAVFAFAREGYYKTSFNLFDTLESVTYPGFLRMAWRHWHAGLNELYRSFNKAAFVAALQRLVPEVRDEHLVPAPAGVRAQALTRDGNLVDDFLILENDLVVNVCNAPSPAATASLNIGKLIVDKLAPRFE, encoded by the coding sequence ATGCAGCAGACAGACGTGGCGATTATTGGCGGTGGAATCATCGGGCTCGCAACCGCCTATCGGTTGCTCGAGCGGTTTCCGGGCCGCAAGGTAACGATCCTCGAAAAGGAACGCGAAGTCGCGCAGCATCAGACCGGGCATAATTCCGGTGTGCTGCATTCGGGCATCTACTACCGGCCCGGGTCTCTGCGTGCGATCAACTGCCGTGAAGGCAAGTTGGCGATGGAAGCGTTTTGCCAGAAGGAAAACATTCCGTTCAACCGCTGTGGCAAAGTCATCGTCGCCGTGACATCCGACGAGATCCCGCAGCTCGAACGAATCTTCGAACGTGGTCTGGCGAACGACATTCGCTGTGAGCGAATCGGGCCCGAACGACTGAAAGAGATCGAACCCCATGTGGTAGGTGTCCAGGCGATTCATGTCCCGGATGCCGGAATTGTCGACTACCGTCAGGTCACGGAACGTTTGGCGGAACGCTTTAAGGAAGCCGGGGGAGAGCTCAAGACCAGCGCGAAGGTGACAGGCATGTTCCGTCACGATCAGCGCATGGTTGTCCAGAATACCGCGGGGGAGCTGGAAGCCCGGCTGGTCGTAAACTGTGGGGGCCTGCATAGCGACCGTCTCGCCTGGCTCTCGGGGACACGTCCCGAGGCTCAGATTATTCCGTTTCGTGGTGAATACTTTGAGCTGAAGCCTTCGGCCCATCATTTGTGTCGCGCGTTGATCTATCCAGTGCCCGATCCCGACTTTCCGTTTCTCGGTGTGCATTTCACGCGAATGATCCATGGTGGCGTCGAATGCGGTCCGAATGCCGTCTTCGCCTTCGCCCGTGAAGGCTATTACAAAACCAGTTTCAACCTGTTCGATACGTTGGAATCGGTGACGTATCCCGGCTTTCTGCGAATGGCCTGGCGCCACTGGCACGCGGGACTGAACGAATTGTATCGCTCGTTCAACAAGGCGGCGTTTGTGGCCGCGCTGCAGCGGCTGGTTCCGGAAGTCCGTGATGAACATCTTGTTCCTGCGCCGGCCGGAGTGCGAGCCCAGGCGCTAACACGCGACGGGAATCTGGTCGATGACTTTCTGATTCTCGAGAATGACCTGGTGGTGAATGTGTGCAACGCGCCGTCACCTGCCGCGACCGCCTCTTTGAATATCGGCAAGCTGATCGTCGACAAGCTGGCCCCGCGATTCGAGTAA